CCTCACCACGGGTGTCGCCTACGGCGACCTGATCGCGCCGTGCCTCGAGCTGACGCGCAAGGCCGGCACGCTGGTCGTCACGGCTGCCGCTCCCGCCATGCAGACGCAGGTCAACATGAACCTGCTCGACCTGACGATGTCGGGCAAGCGGATCCAGGGTGCGCTGTACGGATCGTGCAACGCGCGGGTCGAGGTGCCCAAGCTGCTCGACCTCTACCGGTCCGGCGCGCTGAAGCTGGACGAGCTGGTCACCCGCACGTACACCCTGGAGGAGATCAACCAGGGCTACACCGACATGTCGGAAGGTCGCAACCTGCGCGGCGTCATCGTGTACGAGTGAGCGACGACCTGAGCTGAGCACGACCAGGACCGCGGGAGGCTCGCCTCCCGCGGTCCTGGCATGCGCGGGCGGTGCGCTCAGGCCGGCGCCGGCTCCGCGTTCGTCCCCGCGAGATCCCGGACGGCCGCATGGGCCTGGTGCACGGCCTCGCCGATGCGCGCGATCCCGGCCGCGTCGCCGATCAGGACGCACCGACGTCCCAGGGTGGTGAGCTCGGCGTGCAGGCCGGTGTTGCTGCGTCGGCCCTGCGCCAGGACCACCGTCGCGGCGGGGACACGGCGGCTCTCGCCGGCGGACGTGAGCCCGACGTCGGACGGACCGATGGCGGTCAGGTGCGTCTCGGCCAGCAGCGTGATGCGCGGATTGGCACGCAGCCGCCCCAGCAGGACCTTGCGGTACAGCGGCTCGGCGGCGCGGGAGAGCTCGCCGTCGCGCGACCGGGTCACCAGTGCGACGTCCAGGCCGTGGACCGCGAGCAGCTCGGCGGTCTCGCAGCCGGTCTCACCGCCGCCGTAGACGACGGCGGGGCCCGGCAACGCCGCGACCACCGATTCGTCGCCGAGCAGGAGGTCGTACGCCGAGTGGACCGTGGGCCCGTCGTCGCCGGGGATGCCGTGCTCGAGCGAGGTCGTGCCCTGCGCCTGGATGACCGCGAACGGGTCGAGGTCGACGATCAGGTCAGCGGTGGCCTCGACCCCGAGGCGGATGTCCACGGCCGAGGACTGCAGCCTCTCGACGAGGTAGTCCCGGTACCACAGCAGGTTCTGCTTGTCCGGCGGAGCCGCGGAGGCGATCAGCCCGCCACCCAGCGACGCGGCGCGCTCGAACAGGATCACGTCGAACCCGACGGAGTCCGCCTGGATCGCGGCGGCCATCCCGCCGGGTCCGCCACCCACGACGACGATCCGCCGTCCGCGGCCGACGTCCCCGGTGATGAGGGGGACCAGCTCGCGGCCTGCCCGGGGATTCTCGGCGCAGCCGGTCGCCTCGTGCTTGAACACGCGGTCCGCGCACCAGTTGCAGCTCGTGCACGGACGGATGGGTGCGGTCAGGTCACCCCGCGCCTTCGCAGCCCATGCGGGATCGGCCAGCAGCGGCCGGCCCAGGGCGATCAGGTCGACGTCGCCGGCCTCGAGCGCCGCCTCCGCGGTCTCGGGCCACCTGGTCCCGATGCCGGCGACGGGGACCTCGACGGCCTCCTTGATGCGGCGGGCGAGGTCGAAGCGCCACCCCTCCCGGGACATGGGGTCGATGGTGCGTTCGAGCGATCCGGCGATCGAGCCGGTGGACACGTCGATGCCGTCGACGCCCGCGGCGACGAGCAGGGGAGCGATCGCGACCATGTCCTCGATCGACAGGCCACCGGCCATGTAGTCCTCGGCCGACAGGCGGTAGAGCAGAGGCCGGTCGCCGATCTCGGCCTTGACCGCGGAGATGACGGCGCGCGGGAACGCGAGCCGACGATCGAGGTCGCCGCCCCAGGCGTCGTCCCGGTGGTTCATGGCCGGCGACATGAAGGCGTGCAGCAGGTAGCCGTGGGCGCCGTGCAGCTCGATCACGTCGTACCCCGCCGTGACGGCACGTGCCGCGGCCCGGGCGAAGCTCGCCACGACGTCCTCGACCTCGTCCTGGCCCAGGCCGCGGGCCCGGAGGGACCCGTCGCGCCTGGACCGCACGTCGCTGGGGGCGATGGGCACCAGTCCGGGGCGGGGTGCGGCGAACTGACCCGGCATCTGGAGCTGGAGGCCGGCCACCGCCCCCTCGGCCTTGATCGCCGCCACCAGCCGGGCGTGGCCGGGAACCGCCCCGTCGTCGTCCAGGGTCACCTGGGTCTTCTCGGAGATGCCGAACCGGCTCGCGACGCAGGCGAACTCGACGACCACCAGCCCCACGCCGCCGCGGGCGCGCTCGGCGTAGTACGCGATCTGCGCGTCGGTGATCCAGCCCCGCTCGTCGGCCAGGCCCGTCGACATCGCGGCCATCACGATGCGGTTGGGCAGTGTCACCTGTCCCGCGGTGAGCGGGCTGAACAAACTCGCGAGCTTCATGGCCATCCTGTCTGCGTCCGACATGCGGCATCTTGTCTACCGCTCGTTTGGTAGGTTACTGTGACCTGAGTCATGTGACAAGGAGAGTGGGGAGCGGCGATGCTGGACCTGATGAGGCGGTACGTCCACGGCTTCGTGAACGCCCAGGACCCGGACGCCGCCCGCTCGATCATGGCCGCCGACTACCGGCTCCACATGGGCAGCGACACCCTCGTCGGGCGCGACGACCAGTACCTCCCCGCCGTGCTGCACCAGATGGCGCAGTTCCCTGGCCTCGGGTTCAGCATCCACGAGCTGATCACGGACGGTACTAGAACTGCCCTGCTGTTCAGTGAGCACGGTCACGCCGAACGGTCGCCCGGCCACGGTGCGGCGTGGCGTGGTGTCAGCATCTACCGCGCGGAGAACGGCCTCCTGGCCGAGTGCTGGGTCGAGCAGGACCACTTCGGGCGCCGCCACCAGCTCGCCGTCGGCGAGGCGGAGCCGGTGCGCCCCGTCGCGCTGGATCCGTGGTCGGCCCACGAGCCGGCGGACGACACCCGGCGTGAGCAGGCCGAGGTCGCGCTGCAGCAGTGGCTCGGCAGGCTCACGTCCTGGCCGCCGGCCGAGGGTGCGGTCGACGCCGGCTCCAGCGGGTCGACACAGCCGCGCATCGAGGTGACCTCCGTCGTCCTGAACGCCTTCGTGGTGGAGGGGGCCCGCGTGGCCTTCAACGCCACGATCGCCGGGACCTACCGCGGCGGCCTGCCCGACGCGGGAGATCCCGGCGTGCCGGTGACGACCGCGATCGGCGCCTTCGCCCGTCTGGCGGACGGCGAGCTGACCGATCTCGACGCGATCAGCAACCGGGTCCTGGTCCAGCGCCAGCTGCGCGCGGCCCGCGAGGGAACGGCGTCACGCACGCCCTGAGCAGCACCCACGTCAACCCAGAACACACGTCATGGAGGACCGCAGCATGTGGATCAACGCAACAACCATCGGAGACCGCCTCGACCAGGAGGCCGATCGCAACGACGGGATCGCGTTGGTGATGGGTGATCGCCGACTGACCTACCGCGAGCTGTCCGACGCGAGCGACCAGGTCGCCGCCGGACTTCTCGGCCTCGGCGTCAAGCGTGGCGACCGGGTCGGCATCCTCATGCCCAACTCGGTTGACTTCGTCGTGTCGATCTTCGCGATCGCGAAGATCGCGGCCGTCATCGTGCCGGTCAATGCGCGGTTCAAGGCGCACGAGGCCTCCTACGTCATCGATCACGCGGAGATCTCCGTGATGCTGACGTCCGGGGATCCGTCCGGGGCGACGGACTTCCCGGGCCTGCTGGCCACCGTGATCTCCGAGGGCGGCATGGCCGAGGCGACCGTGGTCGACATGGGGGAGTCGCCGCGCGGGGGGTTCCTGACCCGCGACGACCTGCTCGCCGCCGCGGTGCCCGTCGCGGACGTCAAGCGGGTGCAGGCCAGTGTCCGGCTGCGCGACATCGGCATCCTGATGTACACGTCGGGCACCACCGCCCGCCCCAAGGGCTGCCTGCTGACCCACGAGGCCGTGGTCCGTCAGGGCGAGAAGGTCGCCCGCACGCGGTTCAACCTCACGCGTGAGGACGCCTTGTGGGATCCGCTGCCCCTGTTCCACTGCGGCGGCATCGTGCCGATGCTCGGCGTGTTCTCGGTCGGCGCCAAGTTCTGCCACCCGGGGTTCTTCGAGCCGGGGCCCTCGCTGCGGATGATCAAGGCCGAGCGCTGCACGGTGCTGTACCCCGCCTTCGAGGCGATCTGGCTGGGCCTGGTCGACCACGAGGAGTACGTGCCGGAGGAGCTGCAGCACGTCCGGCTCGTGCAGAACATCCACACGCCCGAGCGCATGGAGCAGTTCGCGGCGCAGATGCCCTGGGCCAGCCACGTCACGTCGTACGGCTCCACCGAGTGCGCGACCAACCTGACCATGGGGCTGGAGTTCGACAGCCCGGACCTGCGCCTGCGCACGCTCGGCCCGGTGGTCGACGGCATGGAGGTGAAGATCGTCGATCCCGAGACGGGTCTCGAGGTCCCGCCGGGCGTCATGGGCGAGCTGTGCTTCCGCGGCTACTCGTGCTTCGAGGGCTACTACAAGGACCCCGAGCTCACCGCCCAGGTGTTCGACGAGGACGGCTTCTTCCACTCCGGCGACCGCGCCTGCATCGAGGAGACCGGTCACCTGCTGTACGGCGGCCGGATCAAGGACATGCTCAAGGTCGGTGGCGAGAACGTCGCGGCGATCGAGATCGAGGACTTCCTCGCGACGCACCCCGCGGTCCGGGTCGTCCAGGTCGTGGGCGTCCCGGACGCACGCTACGACGAGGTGCCTGCCGCCTTCGTCGAGCTCGAGCCGGGCGCCGAGGCCACCGAGGCGGAGATCATCGCGTACTGCATCGGTCGGGTCGCGACCTACAAGGTGCCGCGCTACGTGCGCTTCGTGACGTCCTGGCCGATGTCGGGCACCAAGATCAAGAAGTTCGAGCTGAGGGACCCCCTGGTTGCGGAGCTGACGGCCGACGGTGTGCCGCAGGCACCGAAGCCTGCAGCACAGCCGGCGTCGTAGGGGGCCGAGCGCTCAGGAGGACGTGCGCGACCGGTCGAGGAACCGCTGCAGGCCGCTGATCGCGTCGGGGGACTCCATGAGCGCGAGGAAGTGCCGGTGCTCGAGCGCCAGACCCTCCGCGAGGGCGACCGTCGACGCGGTGCGAACGGTCGTCTTGGCCGATCGCAGGGCCGCCGGCGCCGTCCGGGCGAGCCGGCGGGCCAGGTCCTGGGTGGCCTCGTCGACCGTGCCCGGCTCGACGACGCGGGTCACGAGGCCGAGCCTCAGGGCCTCGGCGGCATCGACGAGGCGGCCGGTGAGCACGAGCTCGAGGGCCGCGAGCTCGCCGACCCGGCGGGGCAGGCGCTGGGTGCCGCCCGCCCCGGGGATGAGCCCCAGCTTGATCT
Above is a genomic segment from Aeromicrobium chenweiae containing:
- a CDS encoding FAD-dependent oxidoreductase, which gives rise to MKLASLFSPLTAGQVTLPNRIVMAAMSTGLADERGWITDAQIAYYAERARGGVGLVVVEFACVASRFGISEKTQVTLDDDGAVPGHARLVAAIKAEGAVAGLQLQMPGQFAAPRPGLVPIAPSDVRSRRDGSLRARGLGQDEVEDVVASFARAAARAVTAGYDVIELHGAHGYLLHAFMSPAMNHRDDAWGGDLDRRLAFPRAVISAVKAEIGDRPLLYRLSAEDYMAGGLSIEDMVAIAPLLVAAGVDGIDVSTGSIAGSLERTIDPMSREGWRFDLARRIKEAVEVPVAGIGTRWPETAEAALEAGDVDLIALGRPLLADPAWAAKARGDLTAPIRPCTSCNWCADRVFKHEATGCAENPRAGRELVPLITGDVGRGRRIVVVGGGPGGMAAAIQADSVGFDVILFERAASLGGGLIASAAPPDKQNLLWYRDYLVERLQSSAVDIRLGVEATADLIVDLDPFAVIQAQGTTSLEHGIPGDDGPTVHSAYDLLLGDESVVAALPGPAVVYGGGETGCETAELLAVHGLDVALVTRSRDGELSRAAEPLYRKVLLGRLRANPRITLLAETHLTAIGPSDVGLTSAGESRRVPAATVVLAQGRRSNTGLHAELTTLGRRCVLIGDAAGIARIGEAVHQAHAAVRDLAGTNAEPAPA
- a CDS encoding ester cyclase — encoded protein: MRRYVHGFVNAQDPDAARSIMAADYRLHMGSDTLVGRDDQYLPAVLHQMAQFPGLGFSIHELITDGTRTALLFSEHGHAERSPGHGAAWRGVSIYRAENGLLAECWVEQDHFGRRHQLAVGEAEPVRPVALDPWSAHEPADDTRREQAEVALQQWLGRLTSWPPAEGAVDAGSSGSTQPRIEVTSVVLNAFVVEGARVAFNATIAGTYRGGLPDAGDPGVPVTTAIGAFARLADGELTDLDAISNRVLVQRQLRAAREGTASRTP
- a CDS encoding AMP-binding protein, with the translated sequence MWINATTIGDRLDQEADRNDGIALVMGDRRLTYRELSDASDQVAAGLLGLGVKRGDRVGILMPNSVDFVVSIFAIAKIAAVIVPVNARFKAHEASYVIDHAEISVMLTSGDPSGATDFPGLLATVISEGGMAEATVVDMGESPRGGFLTRDDLLAAAVPVADVKRVQASVRLRDIGILMYTSGTTARPKGCLLTHEAVVRQGEKVARTRFNLTREDALWDPLPLFHCGGIVPMLGVFSVGAKFCHPGFFEPGPSLRMIKAERCTVLYPAFEAIWLGLVDHEEYVPEELQHVRLVQNIHTPERMEQFAAQMPWASHVTSYGSTECATNLTMGLEFDSPDLRLRTLGPVVDGMEVKIVDPETGLEVPPGVMGELCFRGYSCFEGYYKDPELTAQVFDEDGFFHSGDRACIEETGHLLYGGRIKDMLKVGGENVAAIEIEDFLATHPAVRVVQVVGVPDARYDEVPAAFVELEPGAEATEAEIIAYCIGRVATYKVPRYVRFVTSWPMSGTKIKKFELRDPLVAELTADGVPQAPKPAAQPAS